A single Mercenaria mercenaria strain notata unplaced genomic scaffold, MADL_Memer_1 contig_2835, whole genome shotgun sequence DNA region contains:
- the LOC123559295 gene encoding uncharacterized protein LOC123559295, which produces QVLVARQYYRWRRCQHVHVKTKVDCLSRNYYNILPFYVEFLKLTAQYQIPDLVSTSNITGLSVRVQTKNAIVNHTIRSVKGRSRPVPGKTTLVFLHCLLVCQCPDIELNPGPSTSKSQYLCGHCEEEVTWTQKGILCDTCEQWYHTDCQGIGDSTYDRLSDSRFAWHCQYCGQANYSYSLIESLDSLNDSNKYSQLDYSSTILDASHRPDRSVRSLSDTPNFKPSPKDTSTPKTKVKKPSKVKHDKSERITILNINCRSIKNKIPDLHQLIQQVKPDIISCTETWLKPDIQTSEIFPRT; this is translated from the exons CCAGGTGCTCGTTGCCAGGCAATATTATAGGTGGCGCCGCTGTCAACATGTgcatgtgaaaacgaaagtagattgtTTATCTAGGaattattacaacattttaccCTTCTACGTTGAATTTTTAAA GTTAACAGCACAGTACCAGATCCCAGACTTGGTCAGCACCAGCAATATTACAGGTTTGTCAGTGAGAGTCCAAACCAAGAATGCCATTGTCAACCACACCATTAGATCTGTTAAGGGCAGGAGTAGGCCTGTCCCAGGTAAAACGACCCTGGTATttttacactgcttgttggtctGTCAATGCCCAGATATTGAACTAAATCCTGGACCCAGTACTTCCAAATCGCAATACTTATGTGGTCACTGTGAAGAGGAAGTCACTTGGACCCAGAAGGGCATTCTGTGCGACACCTGTGAACAGTGGTACCACACAGACTGTCAAGGTATCGGAGACAGCACGTATGATCGTCTTTCTGACTCAAGGTTTGCCTGGCACTGTCAATACTGTGGACAGGCGAACTATTCCTACTCCCTAATTGAATCCCTTGACTCCCTTAATGATAGTAACAAATACTCCCAATTAGATTATAGTTCTACCATTTTAGATGCGAGTCACCGACCAGATCGGTCAGTTAGGTCACTCTCAGATACCCCAAATTTCAAACCCTCCCCAAAAGATACTTCTACTCCCAAAACAAAGGTCAAAAAACCCTCCAAAGTCAAACATGACAAAAGCGAGAGGATAACCATTCTTAATATTAACTGTAGgtccataaaaaataaaatcccagATCTCCATCAATTAATACAACAGGTCAAACCAGATATCATCTCTTGTACGGAAACCTGGTTGAAACCAGATATCCAAACCTCTGAAATCTTCCCAAGGACCTAA